The proteins below are encoded in one region of Pseudomonadota bacterium:
- a CDS encoding fructose bisphosphate aldolase, which yields MSKDQMTEQMTNGKGFIAALDQSGGSTPKALKLYGIDEDAYASESEMFDLIHAMRSRIATAPAFTGDKVVGAILFEMTMDREIAGKPTARYMWEDRRVVPFLKIDKGLADEADGVQLMKPIPGLDDLLSRAVQHGIFGTKERSVINRASQSGVDAVVAQQFELGAQVLSHGLMPIIEPEVTISIADKAEAEDMLLDSISRHLDSLPGDKKVMLKLSLPTKVNLYKPLVDHPKVMRVVALSGGYERDEANAVLAKNTGVIASFSRALTEGLSAQQNDAEFNAAIAKTIDAIYAASVAG from the coding sequence ATGTCCAAAGATCAAATGACTGAGCAGATGACCAACGGCAAAGGCTTCATAGCGGCGCTCGACCAGAGCGGGGGGTCAACACCGAAGGCTCTGAAGCTCTACGGCATCGACGAAGACGCTTATGCCTCAGAAAGCGAAATGTTCGACCTTATCCACGCCATGCGGTCCCGAATTGCCACCGCACCGGCCTTTACCGGCGACAAGGTGGTCGGAGCGATCCTGTTCGAGATGACCATGGACCGCGAGATAGCCGGTAAGCCAACGGCGCGGTATATGTGGGAAGACCGCCGCGTGGTTCCATTCCTCAAGATCGACAAGGGCTTGGCCGACGAGGCGGATGGCGTGCAGCTCATGAAGCCGATCCCCGGCCTTGACGATCTGCTTTCCCGGGCGGTCCAACACGGTATCTTCGGCACCAAGGAGCGCTCGGTCATCAATCGGGCATCGCAGAGCGGTGTTGATGCCGTGGTTGCCCAGCAGTTCGAGCTCGGTGCGCAGGTGCTGTCGCATGGTCTGATGCCGATTATCGAGCCTGAAGTCACAATCTCGATTGCTGATAAAGCGGAAGCAGAAGACATGCTTTTGGATTCGATCAGCAGACATCTCGACTCTCTCCCCGGAGATAAGAAGGTCATGCTGAAGCTGTCGCTACCCACGAAGGTCAACCTCTACAAGCCGCTGGTTGACCATCCCAAGGTGATGCGCGTTGTTGCACTGTCCGGCGGATATGAGCGTGATGAAGCCAATGCCGTCCTCGCAAAGAATACCGGAGTTATCGCCAGCTTCTCACGCGCCCTGACTGAAGGGCTTTCAGCCCAGCAAAATGATGCGGAATTCAACGCAGCAATCGCCAAAACCATCGATGCAATCTACGCTGCATCGGTGGCGGGCTAA
- a CDS encoding thiamine phosphate synthase, whose translation MALTDYRSRLFLITPQAWPDDLEDRAEAAFSGGDIACILLEGTPDQTRVKDLTASAQAQGIAVLIADDTQLAGRVGADGVHMTDPKQLPAADIAKRQEVGEIVGCAGINTRHLALEMGERGFDYLFFGRTDRPIDRDTHPKTRSLSSWWAQMMTVPCVAISGSSDDAFEELAASGVEFIAIRDQIWDDPAPAERVRRYNSALDKVAQKRMNAAA comes from the coding sequence ATGGCACTGACTGACTATCGCTCCCGCCTCTTTCTGATCACGCCGCAGGCTTGGCCCGACGATCTTGAAGATCGAGCCGAAGCGGCCTTCAGCGGCGGAGACATCGCATGCATCCTCCTCGAGGGCACTCCAGATCAGACCCGGGTCAAAGATCTGACGGCCAGCGCGCAGGCCCAGGGCATTGCTGTGCTGATTGCCGACGATACACAGCTTGCGGGCCGCGTTGGCGCCGACGGGGTACACATGACTGACCCCAAGCAGCTGCCTGCCGCGGACATCGCCAAACGGCAAGAGGTCGGCGAAATTGTTGGATGCGCTGGCATCAATACGCGTCACCTCGCGCTCGAAATGGGCGAACGAGGCTTCGATTATCTGTTCTTCGGACGGACCGATCGACCCATCGATCGCGATACACATCCCAAGACACGCAGCCTCTCGTCATGGTGGGCGCAGATGATGACAGTCCCTTGCGTGGCAATCAGCGGATCGTCCGACGACGCATTCGAGGAGCTGGCAGCAAGCGGCGTCGAATTCATCGCGATTCGTGATCAAATCTGGGATGATCCGGCGCCTGCCGAGCGTGTTCGCCGGTATAACAGCGCGCTCGATAAGGTTGCTCAAAAACGCATGAACGCCGCCGCATGA
- a CDS encoding tetratricopeptide repeat protein, with amino-acid sequence MMTHALKTVLVMAFLATLNLAEGRAQEADEPTTTDGSVQSQPADDDVFELDPALAFEAFLAGNHARALDLAITFAGRGDIPSMRLLGQLYQNGIGITRDAEEAAAWYQLAAEAGDPEAQVLLATMKLDGVDIELDETGAAKLLREAQLGGSVEAKQMLGMLMLEGRGVDRDIPRAARMISEAADAGNPAAQYTLGVLYEEGLGVLQDSESAYIWYERAARGGDSEAQVVFALGIISGIASDPELSDELNIENAIFWLRRAAEAGNPIAENRLAHAYAQGLGVPLDPVQAAYFHARAVSGGLTDAALDSFVGSLTDEQRSAAQSLIARDNAPPNPFD; translated from the coding sequence ATGATGACCCACGCACTCAAGACTGTTTTGGTGATGGCGTTCCTCGCCACCCTCAACCTTGCCGAAGGCCGGGCGCAGGAAGCGGATGAACCCACTACCACCGATGGTTCAGTGCAGTCGCAACCTGCTGACGACGACGTTTTTGAACTCGATCCAGCTCTCGCGTTTGAAGCCTTCTTGGCTGGTAATCACGCCCGAGCGCTGGACCTTGCCATCACCTTCGCCGGTCGCGGCGACATACCTTCAATGCGACTGCTAGGCCAACTTTATCAGAATGGGATAGGCATTACACGCGATGCCGAGGAAGCGGCCGCTTGGTATCAACTGGCAGCGGAAGCTGGCGACCCGGAAGCGCAGGTTCTTCTAGCCACCATGAAACTTGATGGCGTTGACATCGAGCTGGACGAAACCGGCGCCGCAAAACTGCTACGCGAGGCGCAGCTGGGCGGCAGTGTGGAAGCCAAACAGATGCTCGGGATGCTCATGCTCGAGGGTCGCGGCGTCGATCGCGACATACCACGCGCCGCCCGTATGATCAGCGAAGCGGCAGATGCGGGTAATCCAGCGGCCCAATACACACTTGGCGTTTTGTACGAAGAAGGCTTGGGTGTCCTACAAGATAGCGAGAGCGCCTACATTTGGTATGAGCGCGCGGCCCGAGGTGGGGATTCTGAAGCGCAGGTCGTCTTCGCCCTTGGGATCATCTCGGGCATCGCATCCGATCCAGAGCTTTCCGATGAACTGAATATTGAAAATGCAATCTTTTGGCTGCGCCGAGCAGCCGAGGCAGGTAATCCGATCGCTGAAAACCGCCTCGCGCATGCGTATGCTCAGGGGCTCGGCGTACCGCTTGATCCGGTACAAGCCGCATACTTCCATGCGCGTGCGGTGTCTGGTGGGTTGACCGATGCGGCACTCGACAGTTTCGTTGGCAGCTTGACCGACGAACAGCGATCGGCTGCGCAGTCCTTGATCGCACGCGACAACGCCCCGCCCAATCCCTTTGATTGA
- the efp gene encoding elongation factor P, with protein sequence MKINGNEIRPGMVIEYDGGLWVAVKAGAVKPGKGPAYNQVELKNLIDGRKLNNRFGSDERVERARIDTKEFQYLYEEGDMLVFMDTETYDQINLSKEFVGDRAAFLQDGMQVMVELHGERPIGFQLPGQVTLEIVEADAVVKGQTQSSSYKPAMLENGLRVMVPPFIKTGERIIVDTGEITYVKRAD encoded by the coding sequence ATGAAGATCAACGGAAACGAGATCCGCCCCGGCATGGTCATCGAATATGATGGTGGCCTTTGGGTCGCCGTCAAAGCAGGTGCCGTGAAACCGGGCAAGGGACCCGCTTACAATCAGGTTGAACTCAAAAATCTGATCGATGGACGAAAGCTCAACAATCGCTTTGGTTCGGACGAGCGTGTTGAGCGTGCCCGCATTGATACCAAGGAGTTCCAGTACCTCTATGAAGAGGGCGATATGCTGGTCTTTATGGACACCGAAACTTACGATCAGATCAATCTCTCCAAGGAGTTTGTCGGTGACCGCGCGGCCTTTCTGCAAGATGGTATGCAGGTGATGGTTGAGCTTCACGGCGAGCGCCCGATTGGCTTTCAGCTACCGGGCCAAGTTACGCTAGAGATCGTCGAAGCGGACGCTGTTGTGAAAGGGCAAACGCAGTCGTCTTCTTACAAACCGGCAATGCTCGAGAATGGACTGAGGGTCATGGTGCCGCCATTCATCAAGACCGGCGAACGCATCATCGTCGACACTGGCGAGATCACTTACGTCAAGCGCGCGGACTGA
- a CDS encoding inositol monophosphatase family protein: MAKSAILTIMERAAVKAGRRLARDFTEVERLQVSTKGPGDFVSDADKRAEQTIYEILNEARPDWGFLGEETGINKGADKQHRWIVDPLDGTTNFLHSIPQFAVSIALERDGEIVAGLIYNPISDEMFSAEKGKGAFLNDTRLRVAARRRLTDAVIVNGFPHRGRGDHGLWLREAAMVMSKTSGMRRFGAAALDLAWIAAGRFDGYWEEGLSPWDFAAGVILVREAGGIIRDTRGGENAMQSGNLVAGNDLIVGQLCKVLSEAQAAHAKAQTNRSDNA, from the coding sequence GTGGCCAAATCGGCGATACTCACCATTATGGAACGAGCGGCTGTCAAGGCCGGACGCCGGCTTGCGCGCGACTTCACCGAAGTCGAACGCTTGCAGGTTTCAACAAAGGGTCCGGGAGATTTTGTATCAGACGCCGATAAACGTGCTGAGCAAACCATCTACGAAATACTCAATGAAGCTCGACCGGATTGGGGCTTTCTCGGAGAGGAAACTGGCATAAACAAAGGGGCGGACAAGCAACATCGCTGGATCGTCGATCCGTTGGACGGCACCACGAACTTCCTGCACTCGATCCCGCAGTTTGCGGTCTCAATTGCGCTTGAGCGAGACGGTGAAATCGTTGCCGGCCTGATCTACAACCCCATCAGCGATGAGATGTTCTCCGCCGAAAAAGGCAAAGGCGCGTTCCTCAACGATACCCGGTTGCGCGTGGCGGCACGGCGCAGGTTGACGGACGCCGTCATCGTCAACGGATTTCCGCACCGGGGGCGCGGCGATCATGGTTTGTGGCTTCGCGAAGCAGCCATGGTCATGTCAAAGACCTCCGGAATGCGGCGTTTCGGTGCAGCGGCGCTGGATCTGGCGTGGATCGCCGCGGGACGGTTTGATGGCTACTGGGAGGAAGGCCTGTCGCCGTGGGATTTCGCCGCCGGGGTTATTCTTGTCAGAGAGGCTGGCGGAATAATCCGAGATACGCGCGGGGGCGAGAACGCTATGCAGTCTGGAAACCTTGTGGCGGGAAACGATCTGATCGTTGGCCAACTGTGCAAAGTCCTATCGGAGGCGCAAGCGGCCCACGCCAAGGCGCAGACCAACCGTTCAGATAACGCTTAG
- a CDS encoding flagellar motor protein MotA, protein MAERDIDPYSLSRPAIYLALMAVFIGLAGFVVLILYRAIATAFLANPGLNGLIIGVLVVGIILSIFQVVRLLPEIKWVNTFRLVEFGADVGQPTPRLLSPLAAYLRELQGQGGAVGPAMSTQTARSILESIGTRLDEGREISRYMIGLLVFLGLLGTFWGLTQTISSVGETIDGLDVTSGDFGTIFENLKTGLSAPLDGMGTAFSSSLFGLAGSLVLGFLDLQAGQAQNRFYTELEDWMSNMTGVDVSGAATGTATENALASLERSMDRLTRQVAAQNQLAASQARLAQEEGGLEDTVVRPDGSSQTIQQSLDNLANGVQSLVQHMRAEQQLLRDWVEDQGDQNRRLARVMERVTDALDQRDRDLLRSRPDPEPGE, encoded by the coding sequence ATGGCTGAACGCGACATAGACCCTTACAGCCTTTCCAGGCCCGCAATTTACCTGGCCTTGATGGCGGTCTTCATAGGCCTTGCTGGGTTTGTCGTGTTGATCCTTTACCGCGCGATAGCGACGGCGTTTCTGGCTAACCCGGGACTGAACGGGCTAATTATCGGCGTACTGGTGGTCGGCATCATCCTGTCAATCTTCCAAGTGGTGAGGCTGCTGCCGGAGATCAAATGGGTCAACACCTTCAGACTGGTTGAGTTTGGCGCGGATGTCGGCCAGCCAACACCAAGGCTGCTGTCCCCACTGGCCGCATACTTACGAGAATTGCAGGGCCAGGGCGGTGCCGTTGGACCAGCCATGTCGACCCAGACGGCCCGCTCGATCCTTGAGTCCATAGGCACACGGCTCGATGAGGGCCGTGAGATAAGCCGATATATGATCGGACTGCTCGTCTTCCTGGGACTATTGGGCACCTTTTGGGGCCTGACACAAACGATTTCATCGGTTGGCGAAACCATCGACGGGCTGGACGTCACATCGGGCGATTTCGGCACAATCTTCGAGAATCTGAAGACGGGCTTGTCAGCGCCACTCGACGGTATGGGGACAGCCTTTTCATCCTCCCTGTTTGGTCTTGCTGGCTCTCTGGTTCTCGGTTTCCTGGACCTGCAAGCGGGACAGGCTCAAAATCGGTTTTACACCGAGCTTGAAGACTGGATGTCCAACATGACCGGCGTTGATGTTTCCGGTGCCGCAACGGGCACGGCAACTGAAAACGCGCTGGCTTCGCTAGAAAGGTCCATGGATCGCCTCACCCGGCAAGTCGCAGCTCAAAACCAGCTGGCAGCCTCGCAGGCGCGCCTTGCGCAGGAAGAGGGTGGTTTGGAGGACACAGTTGTGCGTCCGGATGGCTCGTCGCAGACCATCCAGCAGTCGCTGGACAATCTCGCAAACGGCGTCCAGTCTCTGGTCCAACATATGCGGGCAGAACAACAATTGTTGCGGGATTGGGTCGAGGACCAAGGTGATCAAAATCGTCGTCTTGCCAGGGTCATGGAACGCGTAACGGACGCGTTAGATCAACGCGACCGCGACCTGTTGCGAAGCCGCCCTGACCCTGAGCCGGGTGAGTAA
- a CDS encoding peptidoglycan -binding protein yields MALSRARRRSQTVDYWPGFVDAMATLLLVIIFLLSIFMLAQFFLSQEITGRDTVLNRLNQQIAELTELLALERATGQELQSRISTLQVSLDDAREESDRLRGIVDTPAIVDDSPNVIAGLEAEVDEERAVSREALNQVELLNQQISALRRQIGALEDALDASETRDRESQTRIADLGRRLNVALAQRVQELSRYRSDFFGRLRQILSQRSDIRVVGDRFVFQSEVLFGSGEAEINQSGTQELSRLADAIVELEAAIPSEINWVIRVDGHTDAEPLSGAGRFATNWELSTARATSVVRFLVGQGVAPDHLMAAGFGEFQPLVEGDDPENFARNRRIEFKLTER; encoded by the coding sequence ATGGCTTTGTCACGCGCCAGGCGGCGTTCCCAAACGGTCGATTACTGGCCTGGCTTCGTCGACGCTATGGCGACGCTGCTGCTAGTTATCATTTTCCTGCTATCGATCTTCATGCTGGCGCAGTTCTTCCTGAGCCAAGAGATCACTGGGCGCGATACGGTTCTCAACCGGCTCAATCAGCAGATTGCGGAACTGACCGAGTTACTCGCCCTTGAACGCGCCACGGGCCAGGAGCTGCAAAGTCGCATCTCAACGCTCCAGGTCAGCCTTGATGATGCCCGCGAGGAGAGTGACCGTTTGCGCGGCATCGTCGATACACCCGCGATAGTAGATGACAGCCCGAATGTGATTGCCGGTCTTGAAGCGGAAGTTGACGAAGAACGGGCTGTATCGCGTGAAGCGCTGAACCAGGTAGAACTTCTCAACCAACAAATCTCAGCGCTACGCCGCCAGATAGGCGCACTGGAGGACGCTCTTGATGCGTCTGAAACGCGCGATCGCGAGAGCCAGACGCGCATTGCCGACCTGGGCCGACGCCTCAATGTCGCGCTCGCGCAGCGCGTTCAGGAATTATCGCGTTATCGCTCTGACTTTTTTGGTCGCTTGCGGCAAATCCTCTCCCAACGTTCCGATATCCGGGTCGTTGGCGACCGCTTCGTCTTTCAATCTGAAGTGCTTTTTGGGTCTGGCGAAGCCGAAATCAACCAGAGCGGCACACAAGAACTGTCGCGCCTTGCCGACGCGATCGTGGAGCTCGAAGCGGCAATCCCAAGCGAGATAAATTGGGTCATTCGGGTGGATGGCCACACCGATGCAGAGCCTCTTTCTGGTGCAGGCCGCTTTGCAACAAACTGGGAGCTGTCGACCGCCCGCGCCACGTCAGTTGTCCGATTTCTGGTTGGCCAAGGTGTAGCACCCGATCACCTGATGGCCGCAGGTTTTGGCGAGTTCCAGCCGTTGGTCGAGGGGGATGATCCCGAGAACTTTGCGCGCAACCGGCGGATCGAATTCAAGCTTACGGAGCGTTAG
- a CDS encoding ABC transporter transmembrane domain-containing protein, with protein sequence MSDQGASLSNTAPRSSSIEPAGRYGVGGGQKMSFDRKLARKTLAQLWPFIAPYKLMIVLAFLALVGATSATLTIPLAVRMVIDQGFTGADGAPIDAVFFGLIAVVCVLSVMSALRFYLVTWTGERIVADLRAAVFERIMRFDLAFHDKARSGELISRLTSDATQMKSAVGSSISIALRNAFMFVGASVMMVVTSPALSSAVLLAIPLIVLPLIIFGRKVRSRSRIAQDVLADASAMATEAISSVRTVQAHAAESRLSRSFRDAAQAAFEAARQSIIARALLTCFAIFIIFSSVVLVLWYGAESVSDGRLTAGELGQFLLYALFAAGALGEVSQVVGDVAQAVGAADRLCGLLKIDVTILKQDSYAESVDDRQIVGRIEFDDVRFGYREGGDNADAVLKGVSFDVQPGATVALVGHSGTGKSTVLQLLLRFYDVDGGSIRVDGSDIRNLDPRALREHVALVPQDVAIFAATVRENVAFARPGATDEQVRDAIAAANASSFVDALPQGLDTPIGERGVTLSGGERQRLAIARAVLQDAPILLLDEATSALDAESEMLIQEALDRLMVGRTVVVIAHRLATVRNADEIIVLDKGQIAECGTHASLIGEGGIYARLANLQFTSQAA encoded by the coding sequence ATGAGTGATCAAGGCGCCTCTTTGAGCAACACCGCACCGCGTTCTTCTTCCATCGAACCGGCGGGCCGGTATGGCGTTGGCGGTGGTCAAAAGATGTCCTTCGACAGGAAGCTGGCACGTAAGACACTTGCGCAGCTCTGGCCCTTCATTGCGCCTTACAAGTTGATGATCGTCTTGGCCTTTTTGGCGTTGGTCGGCGCGACGAGTGCGACTCTAACGATACCGCTCGCTGTGCGCATGGTCATCGATCAAGGTTTCACAGGAGCTGATGGCGCGCCCATCGATGCGGTCTTCTTTGGTCTGATCGCTGTGGTTTGCGTGTTGTCCGTTATGAGCGCTTTACGGTTCTATCTCGTGACATGGACGGGCGAGCGCATCGTCGCTGATCTTAGAGCTGCGGTGTTTGAGCGGATTATGCGCTTTGATCTCGCCTTCCACGATAAGGCGCGCTCCGGTGAGTTGATCTCGCGGCTCACCAGCGATGCAACACAGATGAAGTCTGCGGTTGGTTCATCGATCTCGATTGCCTTGCGAAATGCCTTCATGTTCGTGGGCGCGTCAGTGATGATGGTTGTCACAAGCCCTGCTCTGTCGAGTGCCGTGCTCCTTGCCATCCCGCTTATAGTGCTGCCGCTCATAATATTTGGCCGAAAGGTGCGATCTCGCTCGCGGATTGCGCAGGACGTTTTGGCTGATGCGTCCGCAATGGCAACCGAGGCCATCAGCTCAGTACGGACCGTACAAGCGCATGCAGCCGAAAGCCGTCTGTCGCGGAGCTTCCGTGACGCCGCCCAAGCCGCATTTGAAGCCGCACGGCAATCGATTATAGCGCGGGCTTTGCTGACCTGCTTTGCGATTTTCATCATCTTCTCGTCGGTTGTCCTGGTACTCTGGTACGGCGCTGAATCGGTCAGTGACGGCCGCTTGACAGCCGGTGAGCTTGGTCAGTTTCTTTTGTACGCTCTGTTTGCCGCCGGAGCCTTGGGCGAAGTGAGCCAGGTCGTTGGGGATGTTGCGCAGGCCGTCGGCGCCGCTGACCGACTGTGTGGGCTTCTCAAGATTGATGTCACCATTTTGAAGCAGGATTCGTATGCCGAAAGCGTTGACGATCGTCAGATCGTTGGTCGCATCGAGTTTGATGATGTGCGGTTTGGCTATCGCGAGGGTGGTGACAACGCCGATGCTGTTTTAAAGGGGGTGAGCTTTGACGTTCAACCCGGCGCAACGGTGGCCTTGGTCGGGCACTCGGGCACTGGCAAGTCTACGGTTCTCCAATTGCTCCTGCGTTTCTATGACGTCGACGGCGGCTCCATTCGTGTCGATGGAAGTGACATCCGAAATCTCGATCCGCGCGCTTTGCGCGAGCACGTTGCGCTGGTTCCGCAGGATGTCGCGATATTTGCAGCAACCGTTCGGGAAAACGTTGCCTTCGCCCGACCTGGCGCGACGGACGAGCAAGTGCGTGACGCGATTGCCGCCGCCAATGCCTCGAGCTTCGTGGACGCGCTGCCACAGGGCCTTGATACGCCTATCGGCGAGCGTGGTGTCACCCTGTCAGGCGGAGAGAGGCAACGCCTCGCAATCGCGCGTGCAGTCCTGCAAGATGCTCCCATACTGCTGCTTGACGAGGCCACCAGTGCGTTGGACGCGGAAAGCGAGATGCTCATTCAGGAGGCTCTGGATCGCCTTATGGTCGGGCGGACGGTCGTGGTGATTGCCCATCGCCTTGCAACGGTGCGCAACGCCGATGAAATTATCGTGCTGGATAAGGGGCAAATTGCGGAGTGCGGCACGCATGCAAGCCTCATCGGCGAAGGCGGCATCTACGCTCGACTTGCGAACCTGCAGTTTACAAGCCAGGCGGCTTAG
- the rpmE gene encoding 50S ribosomal protein L31 gives MKKDIHPDYHMIKVVMNDGTEYETRSTYGKEGDTLRLDIDPTTHPAWTGGQQTLLDRGGRLSKFKNKFDGFLGSK, from the coding sequence ATGAAGAAAGACATTCATCCAGACTACCACATGATCAAAGTGGTCATGAATGATGGGACCGAGTACGAGACCCGCTCGACCTACGGTAAAGAGGGCGATACTCTCCGTCTCGATATTGACCCGACAACGCACCCCGCCTGGACTGGTGGGCAGCAGACCCTTCTTGACCGAGGTGGTCGTCTTTCGAAGTTCAAAAACAAGTTCGACGGTTTTCTGGGCTCAAAGTAA